A genomic region of Noviherbaspirillum sp. L7-7A contains the following coding sequences:
- a CDS encoding sensor domain-containing diguanylate cyclase, whose product MENLESEYEALLQFLYLAPVGIVQTALDGSIAMINPLSAQLLMPLSRDGSLDNLFDALEQVAPELRNMVSQFPQPHGTVCDSLRVQLSAGIPGKKDARMLSLTVLKLDDSRMMAVISDITQAVRRERQLKQSEAWFSAVLTGITDYALMSLDPSGRVESWNQSIARVTGYSERAVIGRQISLFHPSGAITSDRIADRLVEADANGWSLDNGWCMRADGSRFWGNTMIAPLSRDDDLPEEERGYALIIRDITDKREAGDSVLRASACDYLTGIANRRTFFEAAELELERWRRFPRPLSVVAIDADFFKQINDTWGHPAGDEVLRNLAQTLSATVREIDVVARLGGEEFAALLPSTDLEGAFKLAERFRTAVESQRVMVGSQEIRYTVSVGVASMDSQISGMDQLLKLADSALYAAKKAGRNQVWPRRSDHVLAGPEVGAA is encoded by the coding sequence GTGGAAAACCTGGAAAGCGAATACGAGGCGCTGCTGCAGTTCCTGTACCTGGCGCCGGTGGGCATCGTCCAGACCGCACTGGACGGATCGATTGCCATGATCAATCCGCTGTCGGCGCAATTGCTGATGCCCCTGTCGCGCGACGGCAGCCTGGACAACCTGTTCGACGCGCTCGAACAGGTGGCGCCGGAACTGCGCAACATGGTAAGCCAGTTCCCGCAGCCGCACGGCACGGTCTGCGACAGCCTGCGGGTGCAGCTTTCGGCCGGCATTCCCGGCAAGAAGGATGCGCGCATGCTGTCGCTGACGGTGCTGAAACTGGACGACAGCCGCATGATGGCCGTCATCAGCGACATTACCCAGGCGGTGCGGCGGGAACGCCAGCTGAAGCAGAGCGAGGCCTGGTTCAGCGCGGTGCTGACCGGCATTACCGATTACGCGCTGATGTCGCTCGATCCGAGTGGCCGCGTCGAATCCTGGAACCAGAGCATTGCCCGGGTCACCGGCTACAGCGAGCGCGCCGTGATCGGCCGCCAGATTTCACTGTTCCATCCGTCCGGCGCCATCACCAGCGACCGCATCGCCGACCGCCTGGTGGAAGCCGATGCCAACGGCTGGAGCCTGGACAATGGCTGGTGCATGCGTGCCGACGGCAGCCGCTTCTGGGGCAACACCATGATCGCGCCGCTGTCGCGCGATGACGACCTGCCCGAGGAAGAGCGCGGCTATGCGCTGATCATCCGCGACATCACCGACAAGCGCGAAGCAGGCGACAGCGTGCTGCGCGCCAGCGCCTGCGACTACCTGACCGGCATCGCCAACCGCCGCACCTTCTTCGAGGCGGCCGAACTGGAGCTGGAGCGCTGGCGCCGCTTTCCGCGGCCGCTGTCGGTGGTGGCCATCGATGCCGACTTCTTCAAGCAGATCAACGACACCTGGGGCCATCCGGCGGGCGACGAGGTGCTGCGCAACCTGGCGCAGACGCTGTCGGCCACGGTGCGGGAAATCGATGTGGTGGCGCGCCTGGGCGGCGAGGAATTCGCGGCGCTCCTGCCCTCCACCGACCTCGAGGGCGCATTCAAGCTGGCCGAGCGCTTTCGCACCGCGGTCGAAAGCCAGCGGGTGATGGTGGGCAGCCAGGAAATCCGCTACACCGTCAGCGTCGGGGTGGCCAGCATGGACAGCCAGATCAGCGGCATGGACCAGTTGCTGAAACTGGCCGACAGCGCGCTTTACGCCGCCAAGAAGGCCGGCCGCAACCAGGTCTGGCCCAGGCGCTCGGACCATGTGCTGGCAGGGCCGGAAGTTGGCGCTGCATGA
- a CDS encoding SEL1-like repeat protein — MRTVSLSTAMTLSDLSESTFRRRIRRGEIRLLPLPGPGGREGIAIDPDAAYMNAAIAIDHWELVKAADRGDATAQTELALILQQHRKFRAAVYWLRLAAKRNDSHALHWLARCHLEGKGVARNEDKGIMLLARSALLGNVISAHQLAALRHGFVQHYSTQASTEPRMDGTRRPAFPPGA; from the coding sequence ATGCGCACCGTCAGCCTGTCGACCGCGATGACCCTGAGCGACTTAAGCGAGAGCACCTTCCGGCGCAGGATTAGGCGCGGGGAAATCCGGCTGCTGCCGCTGCCCGGTCCGGGCGGCCGTGAAGGCATCGCCATCGATCCGGATGCGGCCTATATGAATGCGGCCATTGCGATTGACCACTGGGAACTGGTGAAGGCTGCCGACCGGGGCGACGCCACGGCCCAGACAGAACTGGCGCTGATTCTGCAGCAGCACCGCAAATTCAGGGCAGCGGTCTACTGGCTGCGGCTTGCCGCAAAGAGGAATGACAGCCATGCGCTGCACTGGCTGGCGCGCTGCCATCTGGAAGGCAAGGGGGTGGCGAGAAACGAGGACAAGGGCATCATGCTGCTGGCCCGCTCCGCATTGCTGGGGAACGTGATTTCAGCACACCAGCTGGCTGCCCTGCGCCATGGCTTCGTCCAGCATTATTCCACGCAGGCTTCAACCGAACCACGCATGGACGGAACAAGGCGCCCGGCTTTCCCGCCCGGCGCCTGA
- a CDS encoding EAL domain-containing protein, with translation MTPEPEQPGMPQAEGNAARLLELRLLQRSVEASANAMVITSAAGPDFVIEYVNPAFERITGFSAAESLGRNCKFLQAGDDEQEGLVEIRRALREQRAGNAVLRNYRKDGTPFWNHLYIAPVTDAQGTVTHFVASQYDVTETRSVQEALHHLATHDPLTGLPNRTLLHDRLQRMMAAAQRHNSQIWVVFLDLDRFKFFNDSLGHKAGDTFLKTVAERLQHVLRQTDTVARLGGDEFVLLLSEQPGTRLNFVLLDRIAHAIGQGITFEQKEFFLGCSMGVAAYPADGVNANALIERADLAMFQAKERGRGNYQFYTADMNARALERLRIDNALRTALERGEMLLQYQPQLDLESGRVVGMEALLRWHHPDMGLVPPDRFIAVAEETGLIVPIGDWVLRTACRQVRALHDAGFAQMRVAVNLSARQFGHRELLASIEAALSEAGIAPRFLEIELTESLIMKDVDQAIRILNDLKCLGVTLSIDDFGTGYSSLAYLKRFPLDILKIDRSFVADVNADPDDAAIVASIISLAHNLRLKVIAEGVETGEQLAYLRQLGCDQMQGYYFSKPVAFDGIELLMRSGRGL, from the coding sequence ATGACGCCTGAGCCGGAGCAGCCTGGCATGCCGCAGGCCGAGGGCAATGCGGCTCGCCTGCTGGAACTGCGGCTGCTCCAGCGCTCGGTGGAGGCCAGCGCCAATGCCATGGTCATTACCAGCGCGGCCGGGCCGGATTTCGTCATCGAATATGTGAATCCGGCATTCGAGCGCATCACCGGCTTCAGCGCGGCCGAATCGCTTGGCCGCAATTGCAAGTTCCTGCAGGCCGGCGACGACGAGCAGGAAGGCCTGGTGGAAATCCGGCGGGCGCTGCGCGAGCAACGCGCCGGCAATGCCGTGCTGCGCAATTACCGCAAGGACGGCACGCCATTCTGGAACCATCTCTACATTGCCCCCGTGACCGATGCGCAGGGCACGGTCACCCATTTCGTCGCTTCCCAGTACGACGTCACCGAAACCCGCAGCGTGCAGGAAGCGCTGCACCACCTGGCTACGCATGATCCGCTGACCGGCCTGCCGAACCGTACGCTGCTGCATGACCGGCTGCAACGCATGATGGCCGCCGCACAGCGCCACAACAGCCAGATCTGGGTAGTGTTCCTGGACCTGGACCGCTTCAAGTTCTTCAACGACAGCCTGGGCCACAAGGCTGGCGACACCTTCCTGAAGACCGTGGCCGAACGGCTGCAGCATGTGCTGCGCCAGACCGATACCGTGGCCCGCCTTGGCGGCGATGAATTCGTGCTGCTGTTGAGCGAACAGCCTGGCACCCGGCTCAATTTCGTGCTGCTGGACCGCATTGCCCATGCAATCGGCCAGGGCATCACGTTCGAACAGAAGGAATTCTTCCTCGGCTGCAGCATGGGCGTGGCCGCCTACCCGGCCGACGGCGTCAATGCCAATGCGCTGATCGAGCGGGCCGACCTGGCGATGTTCCAGGCCAAGGAGCGCGGCCGCGGCAATTACCAGTTCTATACCGCCGACATGAATGCCCGCGCGCTGGAACGGCTGCGCATCGATAATGCGCTGCGCACGGCGCTGGAGCGCGGTGAAATGCTGCTGCAATACCAGCCGCAGCTCGATCTCGAAAGCGGCCGCGTGGTCGGCATGGAAGCGCTGCTGCGCTGGCACCATCCGGACATGGGCCTGGTGCCGCCGGACCGCTTCATTGCGGTGGCGGAAGAGACCGGGCTGATCGTGCCGATCGGCGACTGGGTGCTGCGCACGGCCTGCCGCCAGGTGCGCGCGCTGCACGACGCGGGCTTTGCGCAGATGCGGGTGGCAGTCAATCTCTCGGCCCGGCAGTTCGGCCACAGGGAACTGCTGGCCAGCATCGAGGCGGCGCTGTCCGAAGCCGGCATTGCGCCGCGCTTCCTGGAAATCGAGCTGACCGAAAGCCTGATCATGAAGGATGTGGACCAGGCGATCCGCATCCTCAACGACCTGAAGTGCCTGGGCGTGACGCTGTCGATCGACGACTTCGGCACCGGCTATTCCAGCCTGGCCTACCTGAAACGCTTCCCGCTCGACATCCTGAAGATCGACCGCTCCTTCGTGGCCGACGTCAATGCCGACCCTGACGACGCGGCCATCGTCGCGTCCATCATTTCACTGGCGCACAACCTGCGCCTGAAGGTCATCGCGGAAGGCGTGGAAACCGGCGAGCAGCTGGCCTACCTGCGCCAGCTGGGCTGCGATCAGATGCAGGGGTATTACTTCAGCAAGCCGGTGGCGTTTGACGGGATTGAGCTGCTGATGCGGTCGGGGCGGGGGTTGTAG
- a CDS encoding DsbA family oxidoreductase — protein sequence MPAAMKIDFVSDISCPWCAIGLNALEQALAEVQGEISADLHFQPFELNPQMPAEGQDIDEHIAQKYGASKEQMAANREQIRRRGEEVGFIFGEGKRSRIYNTFDAHRLLHWAEEEEGQGRQRELKHALFEAYFTRGESPGDHAVLLAAVESVGLDRDRAAAILGSDAYAAEVRERERMYLDAGIHSVPAVIINDRHLISGGQPAQVFAQALRQIAAGG from the coding sequence ATGCCAGCCGCAATGAAGATCGACTTCGTTTCCGATATTTCCTGCCCGTGGTGCGCCATCGGGCTCAATGCGCTGGAGCAGGCGCTGGCCGAGGTGCAGGGCGAGATCAGCGCCGACCTGCACTTCCAGCCCTTCGAACTCAATCCGCAGATGCCGGCCGAAGGCCAGGATATCGATGAGCACATCGCGCAGAAATACGGCGCATCGAAGGAGCAGATGGCGGCCAACCGCGAGCAGATCCGGCGCCGCGGCGAGGAGGTCGGCTTTATCTTCGGCGAAGGCAAGCGCAGCCGCATCTACAACACCTTCGATGCGCATCGCCTGCTGCACTGGGCCGAGGAGGAGGAAGGGCAGGGCAGGCAGCGAGAGCTCAAGCATGCGCTGTTCGAGGCCTATTTCACGCGCGGCGAAAGCCCGGGCGACCATGCGGTGCTGCTGGCGGCGGTGGAGTCGGTGGGCCTGGACCGCGACCGCGCCGCGGCCATCCTCGGCTCGGACGCGTATGCCGCCGAGGTGCGCGAGCGCGAGCGCATGTACCTGGATGCGGGCATTCACTCGGTGCCGGCGGTGATCATCAACGACCGCCACCTGATTTCCGGCGGCCAGCCGGCGCAGGTGTTTGCACAGGCGCTGCGGCAGATCGCCGCCGGCGGCTGA
- a CDS encoding DUF6328 family protein has protein sequence MFDLTSRQQHNPTSARPRNDSQPETLKEELSNILEECRILLPGMQALFGFQTIAVFNERFEHLHGPSPVAHLLSLAMVAVAIALGMAPAAFHRIAEPGRVSRRLITLSSRCICAALFMLMLAFALEMFVVFSLATGEQPFSISVAALVFLITGAAWFLLPFLIRRRWRRPSP, from the coding sequence ATGTTCGATTTGACAAGCCGACAGCAACACAACCCAACCAGCGCCAGGCCCCGCAACGACAGCCAGCCCGAAACGCTGAAGGAAGAACTGAGCAATATCCTTGAGGAATGCCGGATACTGCTGCCCGGCATGCAGGCCCTGTTCGGCTTCCAGACCATTGCCGTCTTCAACGAGCGCTTCGAGCACCTGCACGGGCCAAGCCCGGTGGCCCATCTGCTGTCGCTGGCCATGGTGGCCGTGGCGATTGCGCTGGGCATGGCGCCTGCCGCCTTTCATCGCATTGCCGAACCGGGGCGGGTATCGCGCCGGCTGATTACCCTGTCTTCCCGCTGCATCTGCGCCGCGCTGTTCATGCTGATGCTGGCCTTCGCCCTTGAAATGTTCGTTGTATTCAGCCTGGCCACTGGCGAGCAGCCCTTCAGCATATCGGTCGCCGCGCTGGTCTTCCTCATCACCGGCGCCGCCTGGTTCCTGCTGCCCTTTCTCATCCGCCGGCGCTGGCGGCGTCCCTCCCCATAA
- a CDS encoding PAS domain-containing protein: MTQLAQYAFAQPELLPILTSASPELLDSLDFGLIGFDADGMVRQYNAFESRAAGLSPQRVLGQSLFTHVAPCMNNFMVAQRFEDAAGAGSALDDTIDYVLTLRMRPVKVKLRLLSAPAQAMRYVLIQRAL, translated from the coding sequence ATGACCCAGCTAGCACAATACGCTTTCGCCCAGCCCGAACTGCTTCCCATCCTGACATCCGCATCGCCGGAGTTGCTGGACAGCCTGGACTTCGGGCTGATCGGTTTCGACGCCGACGGCATGGTCCGTCAGTACAACGCTTTCGAGTCGCGCGCTGCCGGCCTGTCGCCGCAGCGGGTGCTCGGCCAGTCCCTGTTCACCCATGTCGCGCCCTGCATGAACAATTTCATGGTGGCCCAGCGCTTCGAGGATGCCGCCGGCGCCGGCAGCGCGCTGGATGACACCATCGACTATGTACTGACCCTGCGCATGCGGCCCGTGAAGGTCAAGCTGCGCCTGCTGTCAGCCCCGGCGCAGGCCATGCGCTATGTGCTGATCCAGCGCGCGCTGTAG
- a CDS encoding prepilin-type N-terminal cleavage/methylation domain-containing protein, whose amino-acid sequence MIKQPYPRGRASGFTLIELMIVVAIIGILAAVALPAYQDYTKRAKFTEVVLATSAAKIGVEICAQDLDTLTGCNAGTNQIPENFPPSSGSSGTSSNASATPANLSKYVTSLNTTNGVITATAITGEGLKGETYILNPNYAAGKVTWSVGGTCIGKNLCK is encoded by the coding sequence ATGATCAAACAACCTTACCCGCGCGGCCGCGCAAGCGGCTTTACCCTGATCGAACTGATGATCGTTGTAGCCATTATTGGCATCCTGGCCGCGGTGGCGCTGCCGGCTTATCAGGACTATACGAAAAGAGCCAAATTCACTGAGGTAGTGCTTGCAACGTCGGCAGCGAAGATCGGCGTGGAAATTTGCGCCCAGGATCTGGATACCTTGACCGGCTGCAATGCGGGTACAAACCAGATTCCGGAAAATTTTCCGCCTTCGTCGGGCAGTTCCGGCACTTCTTCCAATGCTTCAGCAACGCCCGCTAATCTTTCCAAATACGTCACGAGCCTGAACACCACTAACGGCGTCATTACAGCTACTGCTATTACAGGCGAGGGCCTTAAGGGTGAGACTTATATATTGAATCCAAACTATGCCGCTGGAAAGGTGACCTGGAGCGTCGGCGGTACCTGTATCGGTAAGAATCTCTGCAAGTAA
- a CDS encoding ATP-dependent DNA helicase RecQ has product MNAPTSPAKLRRRATDMFTPILRKTFGIDRLRPGQRDVIDSVLSGADTFALMPTGAGKSLCYQLPALQLRGLVLVVSPLISLMRDQLAKLDEMGIPAVQVNSSLNREEEGAALEAIAQGSCRIVFATPERLTQQEFIALLRRQKIALFVVDEAHCVSQWGHDFRPAYLDLAAAIRALGKPPVLALTATATEEAIADIVKQLGLSRPRIINTGIYRKNLRYSVTQVTSDTEKLSQLLETAVQQPGPGIIYTATVAAVEALHAALAERGESVTLYHGRLGARERQANQDQFMQGEKRLMVATNAFGMGIDKADIRFIIHYQMPANLEAYYQESGRAGRDGEHAECILLFQFKDKRVQQFFLARDYPDGDDVQHVYAAAATLAEQGPTPFADLSAALPSMSAARVRVALKLLKEAGLLAQDKQLRICAGRKAAAADSFDILAGAYADKAERDREALEQMVSYAQSGTCRWQLLLQYFGEAEDTVEPCNTCDNCQRTRQLEASIPAPVEVAPPAAVAPAPLFSVGSRVRVPRHEEGEVIAIAGDMVTIAFGDGSENKTFLASYVQPSDAVPGQQTEQRGIA; this is encoded by the coding sequence ATGAATGCTCCCACCAGTCCGGCCAAGCTGCGCCGCCGCGCCACCGACATGTTCACCCCCATCCTGCGCAAGACCTTCGGCATCGATCGCCTGCGGCCGGGTCAGCGCGATGTGATCGACAGCGTCCTGTCCGGCGCGGACACATTCGCCCTGATGCCCACCGGCGCCGGCAAGTCGCTGTGCTACCAGTTGCCGGCCCTGCAGCTGCGCGGCCTGGTGCTGGTGGTCTCGCCGCTGATCTCGCTGATGCGCGACCAGCTCGCCAAGCTCGACGAGATGGGCATACCGGCGGTGCAGGTCAACAGTTCGCTCAACCGGGAAGAGGAAGGCGCGGCGCTGGAAGCGATTGCGCAGGGCAGCTGCCGCATCGTGTTCGCCACGCCCGAGCGCCTGACCCAGCAGGAGTTCATCGCGCTGCTGCGGCGGCAGAAGATCGCGCTGTTCGTGGTCGACGAGGCGCATTGCGTGTCGCAATGGGGCCATGACTTCCGCCCCGCCTATCTCGACCTCGCCGCCGCCATCCGCGCGCTCGGCAAGCCGCCGGTGCTGGCCCTGACCGCCACCGCCACCGAGGAAGCCATCGCCGACATCGTCAAGCAGCTCGGCCTGTCGCGGCCGCGCATCATCAACACCGGCATCTACCGCAAGAACCTGCGCTACAGCGTCACCCAGGTCACCAGCGACACCGAGAAGCTGTCGCAGCTGCTGGAGACAGCCGTGCAGCAGCCGGGCCCGGGCATCATCTATACCGCCACCGTGGCCGCGGTTGAAGCGCTGCATGCCGCGCTGGCCGAGCGCGGCGAGAGCGTCACGCTCTACCACGGCCGGCTCGGCGCAAGGGAAAGGCAGGCCAATCAGGACCAGTTCATGCAGGGCGAGAAGCGGCTGATGGTGGCCACCAATGCCTTCGGCATGGGCATCGACAAGGCGGACATCCGCTTCATCATCCATTACCAGATGCCGGCCAACCTGGAAGCCTATTACCAGGAGTCGGGCCGCGCCGGGCGCGACGGCGAGCATGCCGAATGCATCCTGCTGTTCCAGTTCAAGGACAAGCGGGTGCAGCAGTTCTTCCTGGCGCGCGACTATCCCGACGGCGACGACGTGCAGCATGTCTATGCCGCCGCCGCCACCCTGGCCGAGCAGGGGCCAACGCCCTTTGCCGACCTGTCCGCGGCGCTGCCGTCGATGTCGGCGGCGCGGGTGCGGGTAGCGCTGAAGCTGCTGAAGGAAGCCGGCCTGCTGGCGCAGGACAAGCAGCTGCGCATCTGCGCCGGCAGGAAGGCGGCCGCGGCCGACAGTTTCGACATCCTGGCCGGCGCCTATGCCGACAAGGCCGAACGCGACCGCGAGGCGCTGGAGCAGATGGTGTCCTATGCACAGAGCGGCACCTGCCGCTGGCAACTGCTGCTGCAATATTTCGGCGAGGCAGAAGACACAGTCGAGCCCTGCAATACCTGCGACAATTGCCAGCGTACCCGGCAGCTCGAAGCCAGCATCCCGGCCCCGGTGGAGGTGGCGCCGCCAGCGGCCGTCGCGCCGGCGCCGCTGTTTTCGGTTGGCAGCCGCGTAAGGGTGCCGCGCCACGAGGAGGGCGAGGTGATCGCCATTGCGGGTGACATGGTGACCATCGCGTTCGGCGACGGCAGTGAAAACAAGACTTTCCTGGCCAGCTACGTGCAACCCAGCGATGCCGTGCCCGGCCAGCAGACCGAACAAAGGGGAATAGCATGA
- a CDS encoding CinA family protein, with protein MDQQLQSVLRYLEDNKLKLVTAESCTAGMIASTLADAPGSGQWLECAFVTYSEEAKMRCLGVKQETIERYNLTSEEVAREMAEGALACTRANVAISDTGVAGPGPGEGGIAPGTICFAWSFEHKGKVATFTETRRFEGDRNEVRKAGTGYALKRIWHYHNEAQGANAA; from the coding sequence ATGGATCAACAACTGCAGAGCGTCTTGCGCTATCTCGAAGACAACAAGCTCAAGCTGGTCACCGCCGAATCCTGCACCGCCGGCATGATTGCCTCAACCCTGGCCGACGCGCCGGGCAGCGGGCAATGGCTGGAATGCGCCTTCGTCACCTACTCGGAGGAAGCCAAGATGCGCTGCCTGGGTGTGAAGCAGGAGACCATCGAACGCTACAACCTCACCAGCGAGGAAGTGGCGCGCGAAATGGCCGAGGGCGCGCTGGCCTGCACCCGCGCCAATGTCGCCATTTCCGACACCGGCGTCGCCGGCCCCGGCCCCGGCGAGGGCGGCATCGCACCCGGCACCATCTGCTTTGCCTGGTCGTTCGAGCACAAGGGCAAGGTTGCCACCTTCACCGAGACCCGGCGCTTCGAGGGCGACCGCAACGAAGTCCGCAAGGCCGGCACCGGCTATGCGTTGAAGCGCATCTGGCATTACCACAATGAAGCACAGGGCGCGAATGCCGCATAG
- a CDS encoding YbhB/YbcL family Raf kinase inhibitor-like protein: MLEKLPQALGHALRNQRAGLDQIAFNLVSVGGGTAAIQVRSLAFADHAPIPALYTADGAGISPPVEWTGVPPGTASVLLIVEDADAPTPHPLVHAIVVDLPPQDGALPEDALKSSHSEGLGYHTGRNSYLQASWLPPDPPPGHGVHRYAFQVFALEQAPDFGGTPGREAVLEALRSHGIASGCLIGTYLRPDGTIPVEEAAPAAVNIDQPLA; the protein is encoded by the coding sequence ATGCTTGAAAAACTGCCTCAGGCGCTGGGCCATGCCCTGCGCAACCAGCGCGCCGGACTCGACCAGATCGCCTTCAACCTCGTCAGCGTCGGCGGCGGCACCGCGGCGATCCAGGTGCGCAGCCTGGCCTTTGCCGACCATGCGCCGATACCGGCGCTGTACACCGCCGACGGCGCCGGCATCTCGCCGCCGGTCGAGTGGACCGGGGTGCCGCCGGGCACCGCCTCGGTACTCCTGATCGTCGAGGATGCCGACGCGCCGACGCCGCATCCGCTGGTGCATGCCATCGTGGTCGACCTGCCGCCGCAGGATGGCGCGCTGCCCGAGGATGCATTGAAGAGCAGCCACAGCGAAGGCCTGGGCTATCACACCGGCCGCAATTCCTATCTGCAGGCCTCGTGGCTGCCGCCCGACCCGCCGCCGGGACATGGCGTGCACCGCTATGCCTTCCAGGTATTCGCGCTGGAACAGGCGCCCGACTTCGGCGGCACGCCCGGCCGCGAGGCGGTGCTGGAGGCGCTGCGCAGCCACGGCATCGCCAGCGGCTGCCTGATCGGCACCTATCTGCGGCCGGACGGTACGATCCCGGTCGAGGAAGCGGCGCCGGCGGCGGTCAACATCGACCAGCCGCTGGCCTGA
- a CDS encoding alpha/beta hydrolase: protein MSTIEVGQGTENQAVKLFYQDIGHGQPVVLIHGWPVSHAMWEHQMLELPAHGLRVIAYDRRGFGNSSKPWEGYDYDTFADDLKALLDQLDLQDVVLVGFSMGGGEVARYMARHGGARVKKVAFISAVTPFMRKTADNPDGVDDSVFQQMIAGLKKDRPDFLTTFGKHFFNVGMLRHPVSDATLEWTRSLALPASPKATIDCVRAFSGTDFREDLKSIAVPVLIVHGDADQTVPIKASGALTAKALPGAQYKAYDGAPHGLYITHKDDLNRDLVSFIKGDAKPRP from the coding sequence ATGAGCACAATCGAAGTCGGCCAAGGCACGGAAAACCAGGCAGTGAAACTGTTTTACCAGGATATCGGCCATGGCCAGCCAGTGGTGTTGATCCATGGCTGGCCGGTCAGCCATGCCATGTGGGAACACCAGATGCTGGAGTTGCCGGCGCACGGCCTGCGCGTGATCGCCTATGACCGGCGCGGCTTCGGCAACTCGTCCAAGCCGTGGGAAGGCTATGACTACGACACCTTCGCCGACGACCTGAAGGCCCTGCTGGACCAGCTCGACCTGCAGGACGTGGTGCTGGTGGGCTTTTCGATGGGCGGCGGCGAAGTGGCGCGCTACATGGCGCGCCATGGCGGCGCAAGGGTGAAGAAGGTTGCCTTCATCAGCGCTGTCACGCCCTTCATGCGCAAGACCGCGGACAACCCGGACGGCGTCGATGACAGCGTGTTCCAGCAAATGATAGCCGGGCTGAAGAAGGACAGGCCGGACTTCCTGACCACCTTCGGCAAGCATTTCTTCAATGTCGGCATGCTGCGCCATCCGGTCAGCGACGCCACCCTGGAATGGACCCGCAGCCTGGCGCTGCCGGCCTCGCCCAAGGCCACGATCGACTGCGTGCGCGCCTTTTCCGGCACCGACTTCCGGGAAGACCTGAAGTCGATCGCGGTGCCGGTGCTGATCGTGCACGGCGACGCCGACCAGACGGTGCCGATCAAGGCCAGCGGCGCGCTGACCGCGAAAGCCCTGCCCGGCGCGCAGTACAAGGCGTATGACGGCGCGCCGCATGGCCTGTACATCACCCACAAGGATGACCTCAACCGCGACCTGGTGTCCTTCATCAAGGGCGATGCCAAACCCCGACCATGA